Genomic segment of Psychrobacter sanguinis:
CACTGCTCGAAGACACAGTTGGAACAAGCACACTGAGTTGGCCTATATTTTTGGTAAACAAGCCAGTGAAGTGCCTTTTCCTGTGGGCAATCGGCTCTTTATCGTGACCGACATCTATAAATATTGGTCTTATTATGAATGGTGCATCAATGCCTATAAACTACAAAAGTATTCAGAGTCTTATCAGGCTTTTAAAAAGTTAGTGGCTGCTTGCTCTCAAGACTTGTTAGATCGGGTAGCGCATCAACTCACTCATTACGCAGATTTGATATCAGAAGACAGTTTTGCTGAGGTCAGCGAATTATCATTAAACCTAAATCGATTAAATAGAATAAATTTGCTGCATGAGACCCTAGCTAATAACAGATAGCAGCGTTAAATCAAACTCTTAGTAATTTGCTATAGTCAGCCTATAAAACCAAAGCTATAAATACAGTACTATAAAACTAAAACCTAAAACTACAAACATAGCACTATAACTTTACTTCCGCTCTATAGGACCCTCATGACAAAAAATTTAACTTTAGATGACACAATTAATAAGCATAAAACGCCAACAGTGACCGCACAAACCTTTTCTTTCAGACCTAAGATTATATTTTTTGATATCGACGATACTTTAAGCCGTGACGGAATCATCGCGCCTCATAATAAAGCCACCTTAGAGCAGCTATCGAAAACCGATATTAAACTGGTCATTGCCACTGGTCGCTCTAAATCAATCATTCCTGAAGATATTTTAGCGTTATTTGAGTCAGGGGTTTTTGATGCGATTGTCTGTACCAATGGCCAATACAGTTTCGATAAAAAAGGGATCATTAGCCATTATCCATTAACTTTAGAACAAGCCAGCAAGATAGATGAATTGTGTCGTCAAGATCATCTTATTCATAAGTTTGACTCAGACACTCATTTGGCTTGGGCCAATGACAATGAACAAATACGCGCCTTTATCGCTATGACACCAAGCTCAATCATTGATCCAAATTACTATAAAACCAACCCTGTGTATCAGTGTTCCGTATTTTTTAAAGATGAGCAGCAAAAAATGCAGGAAGTAGATTTTGCGAAGTTTGGACTAAAGCTGGTTCATTGGCATCAAATTGGCGGCGATATTTTGCCTATTGATGCGTCTAAAGAACGAGGTGTGCGTGATGTTTGCCAGTACTTTAGTATCGACATTAATGATGCCATGGCCATTGGTGATGGGTTTAATGATTTAGAAATGTTTGACGCAGTAGGCTTTGCTGTGGCAATGGGTGATGGGCAGCCCGCTTTAAAACTTAAGGCAGATTGGATTACTGGGAGTATTGAAGAGTATGGCTTACAGAAAGTCTTGCATCCTTTGCTTGAGGTTGCAAACAGTTAAACCTTCATCAAAGTATAAAATAACCAAATTTCCATTGACAAACTGCCATTCACAAACTGCCATTAAAAAAGACCGTCTGGCTTAAGGTCACTACCTCTTACCCAACGGTCTTTTACATTCAAGCTAAAGCAGTTTATTGAGCCTACAACCCTGCTTTTAAACTGGCTTCAATAAATTGATCCAAATCACCATCTAATACGGCACCGGTATTAAAAGTTTCAACGCCAGTACGTAAGTCTTTAATGCGAGAATCATCTAACACGTAAGAGCGAATTTGACTGCCCCAGCCCACATCAGACTTATTGTCTTCAACGGCTTGCTGTTTCTCCATACGCTTTTGCATTTCAAGCTCATACAGCTTAGCGCGTAGCATTTTCATTGCTGTCGCTTTGTTACCATGTTGACTACGTTCGTTCTGACACTGCACCACGGTATTGGTCGGTTCATGGGTAATACGAACTGCTGAATCTGTGGTGTTCACGTGCTGACCACCGGCACCGCTTGAGCGGTAAGTATCGATGCGCAGATCCGCTGGATTGATATCAATGTCAATATCATCATCAATCTCAGGAGACACAAAAACTGCAGCAAATGACGTGTGGCGGCCATTATTACTATCAAAAGGTGATTTACGAACCAAACGATGCACGCCTGTCTCGGTACGCAGCCAACCAAAGGCATAATCACCGGTCACTTTAAAGGATGCTGATTTAACCCCTGCCACACTACCGGCAGAAACCTCAGTAACATCCACTTTAAAGCCGTGCGACTCGCACCAGCGGGTGTACATGCGCAGTAACATCTCTGCCCAGTCTTGAGCTTCTGTACCACCACTGCCTGACTGAATATCAACGAAACAGTTATTAGGGTCCATCTCCCCGTTAAACATACGCTTAAATTCTAAGTCTTCCACTTGCGCTTGGGCCGCATTTAGCTCTTGCTGTACATCTGAAAGCAAACTTTCATCATCAGCCTCTACCGCCAACTCAAGCATGGCTGCGGCATCTTCTAGCGTCGTTTCAAGTCCGGTAATGGTATTGATAATAGCGTCCAATTGGCTTTTTTCTTTGCTAATTTTGGTCGCTCGCTCAGGATCATTCCAAAGCTCAGGGCTTTCCATCTCAAGGTTAACTTCTTCTAGGCGCTCTGACTTACCCTCGAAGTCAAAGATACCTCCGTAGATCCTGTGAACGTGCTGTTAAATCTTTAATTTGTTCTTGGTACTGGTTGATTTCCATAAATATTCCAAAAGTTTAAAGCGATTGTCTTTCAATGAGACAGATGTCTTGAGTAGACCCTATTAGCTTAGCTCAATTTAATTTAGCCTAACTTAGTTTGGCTTAGGGATAGACCAATCTTCTACTGCCCAGCGATGGGCTAATGCATGAGCATGTAATACCTCGTCTGGGGTGACTGCTACTGGGACATCAGCCCATTCTAATAAAGGTAAGTCATTTTTTGAGTCTGAGTAACCATAGGTTTTACTATAGTGAATACCCTGCTCTTGCTTGGCCTTTAGCCACTTATTAAGGTGGTATATTTTACCTTCTTTAAAGTTGGGTTTGTCTGTTAATTTTCCAGTATAACGATTGTCTTTTACTTCAAGCGGCGTGGCCAGCACATTGGCAGCTTCAATACCAAAGCGCTCGGCAATTGCTGATACTACAAAATCGTTGGTCGCAGAAATAATCACCACATCATGTCCTGCTTCAAGATGTCGTTGAATAGCCTCGATAGCTTGGGGGCGAATGTGCGGTTCAATTTCAGTTTTGATATACGCTTCTCTAATGTCATGAAGTCGTTCTAGCGGCAAAGTGGTTAAAAACTCTGCCACAAACTCATTGTATTCCGTCGCATCTAAGGTGCCCTCGATGTACTCTTCATAAAATCGCTGATTGGCGGTTCTGTATTGCGCCTCATCTACCAAGCCATTTTTGACAATATACTCACCCCATAAATAGTCGCTATCGACATCAAGTAAGGTATGATCCAAATCGAATAATGCCAATTCTTTACCGTTATTTAGCGCCTCTGTCTGGTTATTTAGCGAACTGTTCGCTGCTTGGTTATGCATTTAGCCCCTCACCCTCTTTACCCAAAAAATTAATATAAATTTGTTAATCAAAGCCTATTCTCTACAAGCCCGTTTGTTAAAAATTGCTTACTCAGGTGCCTCTATCTGCTGTAAACCGGTTTTAAATTGCTCTGACTTATGAGCATAATGTAGCGCTGACATTTTGAGCATGGCTGCTTGCTCATCGGTCAAAGTTTTGACTACTTTAGCCGGTGCACCCATAACCAATGAATTGTCTGGAATCTCTTTGCCTTCAGTGACCAACGCTTTGGCCCCAATAATACAGTTTTTACCAATTTTGGCATTATTTAGTACCACGGCACCAATGCCAATCAAGCTATTCTCACCCACTGTGCAACCATGTAGCATCGCCAGATGACCAATGGTAACGTTGTCACCAATATTTACCTCAATCCCAGCATCGGTATGAATAACCGCATTTTCCTGCACATTGGTACAGTTGCCTATATTAATACGCTCATTATCACCCCGTATCACTGCGCCAAACCAAACATTGGCTTTGTGACCTAAATACACATCACCAATAACTCGAGCGCTATCAGCCACCCACCCTTCAAAAGGAACGGCAAATTGTGGGGCTTTGTCTAAATATTTATAAATCATTACTCTGCACACGACAAAAAAACAAAAAAGTCTGTTAAAGCAAAGGCATAATAGTAATTTTTAAGACGAATCAGACTATGCCAAACCTTAACAGACTTAGTGAAACTTTAACCCAAAACCTGAGTATGAACAAGGCAAGAATCAATTGTTTGAGCCTAATGGTAATAGCCCTGATTACTGCTCAAAGCAGTAATCTTAAAAAAAATAGCAAGACACCTTCCTGTGGTAAAACCGACAGCCACTATCGCAGACTACAGCGATTTTTTTCCGAAGCGAGGATAGACTACGATCAACTGGCTTTAATGATATATCGACTATTTGGGCTAGGCAAAGTCACCTTAACCATTGACCGCACCAACTGGAAATGGGGTAAAAGTAACCTCAACATCTTTATGCTAGGAGTGGTATATAAAGGGATAGCCATCCCCTTATACTGGCAAATGCTAGATAAGCGAGGTAATACAAACCATCTTGAACGCTGTGAACTTATTGAGCGGTTTATCAAACAATTTGGCAAAGATAACCTTGAGATGATAGTAGCGGACAGAGAGTTTGTTGGCGAAAAATGGTTTAACTGGCTCACCAATAATCACATACCCTTTGCCATACGGATTAAGAAGAACAGTAAAGTTAAGAATCATCATGGCAAGTTGGTACAGATTAAAGAGTTATTTCGCCATGTTGGCCATCAAGAAACATATCGACATGGGCGAATACTGACTGTCGATGGTTGTTTGGTTCGAGTATTTGCCAAGCGTGATAAAGACTACGGTTTAGTGATTGTGGCAACCAATCAACTAGAAACAGTGGATGCGATGATAAGCTATGGCAAGCGTTGGGAAATTGAGACTTTATTTGCTTGTCTAAAGGGCCGTGGCTTTAATCTTGAAGATACCCACTTAACCCATCTTGATCGGGTCAGTAAATTAGTCGCAGTGAACGCCTTAGCATTTTGTTGGGCTTATCATGTCGGTATTTATAAAGACAAAGATAAGCCGTTAAAACGCAAGTTGAATTCAAACGCTCGACCTCAAGCCAGTTTGTTTGCGCTTGGCCTGGATGTGTTGATTGAAGGCCTGCGCTTGGTGTTTTTTAACAATGATAAGACTGTATTTCGACAGTTAGTTAGCTTTTTAACCCCTAAACCTATGAAAATCCGGTGGGGATGATTTTTTTGTCGTGTGCAGAGAAATCATTATTAACATCCTTTTATATAGTGATTGATTATATAGCGATGGGCTATGGATTAGTGATCTTGGCTATTACCTAGGATTTATTGCGTATAAGTTTTTGCCTATAAATTCTTACCTATGGTCATTAACAATAGAAATATAGGGTACAGAGTTAGCCTCTTTATGGATAGATACTTTTATTATTAGATACTTTATAAGTACGAACAAGGTTGTCTTAAAGTGTTGTTTTTTCAAAAGTATCATTTTTGTTAAAGTGGCTTTTAAAGTCATTAGATTAGCATTAATTTACTTTAAATTTAATAAAATGACTGTATTCTTCTCTTAATTATATCTGGTAACCAATAATTTTCGAGTCAATTCATTTGATGTTAATTTAACCCATGCTATTATCGCATTTTAAATGAGTATGGCTCGGATACTAACCTATATATGACTCAGATAGTCATGAATTAAGTCATAAACAATCATTAACAAATAGCCTTTCTTCTGGACAATTTATGCGTCATTTTTTATTCGATATTATATTTACCATTGTTTGTTTATTGGCCGCTGCCTGGTGGGGATTCTCGCATGGTGGTGTCAGTGGTCTAATATCAGCCCTTGCTATTACCGCTATCTTGGCAGTGATGGAAATCTCATTATCTTTCGACAATGCCGTAGTTAACGCTTCTATCCTAAAAGGATGGAATGATTTTTGGAAAAAGATATTCTTAACTGTCGGTATCTTAGTCGCTGTCTTCGGTATGCGTTTGATATTCCCAATCGTTATTGTGGCCGTGACTGCCAATTTGGGCTTTACTGAAGTCATTAATCTGGCCCTTAATGAGCCTGCTCAATATGCCGCCCACTTGAATGAGCACCATGCTGAAATTTCGGCATTCGGTGGTATGTTCCTCTTACTCGTATTCTTAACCTTTATCTTTGGTGACAAAGAAGTTCACTGGTTTGACTGGTTGGAACGTAAATTAGCTCGTTTTAGCAAAGTAGATGCCATGAGTACTTTTGTGGCCATCGCGGTGTTAATGATTTCATTGAGCTGGGTAGAGGAATCACGCGAGCCAGCAATCTTAATTGCTGGTATTTGGGGTATCTTAATTTATCTTGGCGTCAACGTCTTATCTAGTCTACTTGAAGGCGGTACTGATTCTGATGAAGATGAAGTGCTTACCGATGCAAAAGGCAATGTCATTACCAATACCGCTGGCGTGTCGTCGACTATCTTAAAGGGTGGTATCGCTGGTTTTATTTATCTAGAAGTATTAGATGCCTCTTTCAGTTTTGATGGGGTAATCGGTGCTTTCGCCATTACCAACGACGTAATCATTATTATGTTAGGTCTGGCCATCGGTGCTATGTTTGTACGTTCTATGACTCTTTATCTGGTAGATAAAGGCACCTTAAGTGAATTTGTTTATCTAGAACATGGCGCGCACTATGCTATTGGCGCATTAGCAATTATTATGCTGTTATCGATGAAGTTCCATGTGCCTGAATTGGTCACGGGTTTAATTGGCGTAGCCTTTATCGGTTTGTCTTTATACAACTCTATTCAATATAAAAAACGCACTGAGGCTCAGTAATAATTAGCCAAAGTGCCACAATTAACCGTTAGTAAAGCCAACCTTGTTCATCTAAGTTGTTTTTTGCTTATATATGTGAACACTTATTAGGAAAAACACTCATGCTTAATAAGCATAAATCTTTTGCCACTGCTCTATTACTTTCTGGCTCCGCTTTGGCGACTACTCCTGTTTATGCTGCTAACTCAGGCATAGAAACGGCTGGCGATATTGTGGCAGTCGCCATTCCTGCCATTGCTTATGGGTCAACTTACTATATGGATGATCCCGAGGGCCGTGACCAATTTTATAAGTCTTTTGCCACTAATGCGGTCGTCACTTATGGTCTAAAAAAAGCTGTTGATAAAGAGCGTCCTGATCACAGTGACAATGACTCATTTCCTTCAGGGCATACTTCTGTTGCCTTCCAAGGTGCCAGCTTTATTCACAAGCGCTATGGCCTAGAATATAGTATACCCGCTTATATCGGAGCAACGTTCGTTGGCTATAGTCGTGTTGAAGCCGATAAACATGACACTACGGATGTCTTAGCGGGTGCTGCACTGGGTGTGGCAAGCAGTATGTTCTTGACCAAGAGTTATCATAACGATGATTTAATTATCAGTGCCAACCTAGCTCCTGAGTCATATCAAGTAGCGATGCACTACAGGTTCTAGAACAGGTAATATTGGTTTCAGAATGGATAATACTAAATTTAGAATAGGTAATATTAGTTTTAGGCCTCGTAATGTGAGTTTCAAAATAGAAATTACAAATATAAGAGACATCAAATAAGATATTTACTTATTATTTCTAGTATTACCTAGCCATTTAGAGTAAGGTTTTGTATAATACGCGAAATCTGTACCTAAGCGAGTAGACATGATCCAGTTAGCAACACTCACTAATGACCTTAACTTTAGTGATATTGTTGTTTTCTGTTATTGTCGTACTCGCTTTTTTGTGGCTAAAATTTGATAACTTTCATTTTTTTAGCACTCAATCGGTCGCAAGTTTAACCAATGTCAGGTCACGATAAACACGAATTAAAAGGGTAGGAATATGGGCGTACACCAAGACACAACACATAATATCTCTAATGAAGTCGAGGCAATTTTAGCTTTAGCGGATGGCAGCATCTTCCGTGGCATCTCTATCGGTGCAGCAGGTAGTCGCGTTGGTGAAGTGGTGTTTAATACTTCAATGACTGGGTACCAAGAAATCCTAACTGATCCCAGTTATGCCAAGCAAATTGTGACGCTAACCTATCCTCACATCGGTAATACGGGTACCAACACAGAAGATGCTGAATCAGGTGACATTAACCAGAAGCACCAAGTTTGGGCAGAAGGTTTGGTCATCCGTGACGCCACTATGACCACTTCAAACTTCCGTAGCTCGGAGAGCTTGGCCGATTATCTAAAACGTCAAGACACCGTGGCCATTGCAGAAATTGATACCCGCAAATTGACCCGTATTCTTCGTGAAAAAGGCTCACAGAACGGCTGTATCATGACGGCCTCAAACGGTGAAACAATCACTGACTCAGATATCGAAAATGCCATCAAACTGGCCAATGAGTTTGTGGGACTAGAAGGTATGGACCTTGCAAAAGAATGCTCTAATGCCAATGGTTTTGAGTGGACTGAAGGTACTTGGGAACTTGCAGACCGCGGTGTCCATGGTGTGACTGATAGCGACACTGGCGGCTATTACAAAAAGCTTGGCGAGCATATCGATCATAAATTCAATGTCGTAGCATATGACTTTGGTACTAAAACCAATATCTTGCGTATGTTGGTCGATAGAGGCTGTAAAGTGACTGTGGTACATGCGCAGACCCCTATTGCCGATGTATTAGCAATGAATCCAGACGGTATATTCTTATCAAACGGCCCTGGCGATCCTGCTGCTTGTGACTACGCGATCGAAAACGTACGTCATATTATCGAACAAACTGATATTCCAACCTTTGGTATTTGTTTGGGTCACCAAATCATCGGTTTGGCGAGTGGTGCCAAAACCATGAAAATGAAAACAGGCCATCATGGTGCCAACCACCCTGTTCAAGATTTAGACTCAAAAGTAGTGATGATTACTAGCCAAAACCATGGCTTTGCTATCGATGAAGCCACTTTACCTGCAAACATTAAAGCGACACACCGCTCTTTATTTGATGGGACTAACCAAGGTATTGAGCTGACCAATAAACCAGTATTTAGCTTCCAAGGACACCCTGAGGCTAGCCCTGGTCCTAACGAGTCATCATCTTTATTTGATAGATTCGCAGCGATGATGGAACAAAATAAACAAGCTTAAAACGCCCTTTTAATCTGATTGCTAAAGACCCTACGCAGAACTAATTATATAAAAGAGAGACTTATGCCAAAACGTACCGATATCAAAAGCATTCTAATCATTGGCGCAGGCCCTATCGTCATCGGCCAAGCTTGTGAGTTTGATTACTCTGGCGCTCAAGCATGTAAAGCTCTTCGTGAAGAAGGCTATCGAGTTATCCTAGTTAACTCAAACCCAGCCACCATTATGACTGACCCAACAATGGCGGATGCCACTTACATCGAACCGATTACTTGGCAAACTGTTGAGCAAATTATCGATAAAGAGCGCCCAGACGCTATTTTACCAACTATGGGCGGTCAGACTGCTTTGAACTGCGCCTTAGACCTAGACAAAAACGGCGTACTTAAAAAATACAATGTTGAACTAATCGGGGCCAGTAAAGACGCCATTGAAATGGCGGAAGACCGAGACTTGTTTGACCAAGCTATGAAACGTATCGGTCTTGAATGTCCTCGTGCAGAAATTGCTGAGACTATGGAGCAAGCTTTCGAGATTCAAGCCAAGCTTGGTTTCCCTTGTATTATTCGCCCCTCTTTCACCATGGGCGGTTCAGGGGGCGGTATTGCTTACAACCGCGATGAATTCATTGAAATCTGTGAGCGTGGTTTTGATTTATCGCCTACTCACCAGTTGTTGATTGACGAATCGTTAATTGGCTGGAAAGAGTATGAGATGGAAGTGGTTCGTGACAAAAACGACAACTGTATCATCATCTGCTCGATTGAAAACTTTGACCCAATGGGTGTGCACACTGGTGACTCAATCACTGTAGCCCCGGCTCAGACGCTGACTGATAAAGAATATCAAATCATGCGTAACGCCTCATTGGCAGTACTTCGTGAAATCGGTGTAGAAACAGGCGGATCTAACGTACAGTTTGGGGTGAACCCAAAAACTGGTCGTATGGTCGTGATTGAGATGAACCCTCGTGTGTCTCGCTCATCTGCCCTAGCCTCTAAAGCAACTGGTTTCCCAATTGCTAAAATCGCTGCCAAATTAGCAGTAGGTTATACCTTAGATGAGCTTCAAAACGACATTACTGGTGGCAAAACACCAGCCAGCTTTGAACCATCAATCGATTATGTTGTGACTAAGATTCCTCGTTTTAACTTCGAGAAATTCCCACAAGCAGACAACATCTTATCGACTCAGATGAAATCTGTGGGCGAAGTCATGGCGATTGGTCGTAACTTCCAAGAGTCTATGCACAAAGCCTTACGCGGCCTAGAAACCGGTGCTGATGGCTTTGATGAACAGATTGATTTTGCTGCCTTAAAAGCCGGTAAAATTAGCGAAGAGAAAGTTAAATCTGAGATTAAACAGCGCCTAACGGTACCTACTCCTGAGCGTATCTTCTACATCGCAGATGCTTTTCGCTTAGGATTTAGCGTAGAAGAAGTGTTTGGCTATACCAATATTGATCCGTGGTTCTTGGTTCAGATTGAAGATATCGTTAATACTGAAGAGCAAGTTAGGCTATTGGGCTTCGGTGGACTAAACGCCAATAACCTACGTAAGTTCAAGCGTAAAGGTTTATCAGACTTACGTTTGGCCAAACTATTGGGCGTATCACAAAAGCAATTACGTAAAAAACGTTGGGATTTGGAAGTATACCCAGTGTATAAGCGTGTGGACACTTGCGCTGCTGAGTTTGCCACCTCTACCGCCTATATGTACTCTACCTATGACGAAGAGTGTGAAGCTAACCCAACCAATAACAAGAAAATCATGGTTATCGGTGGCGGTCCAAACCGTATCGGTCAAGGCATTGAGTTTGATTACTGCTGTGTACACGCCGCACTTGCTATGCGTGAAGATGGCTATGAAACCATTATGGTCAACTGTAACCCAGAAACGGTTTCAACCGATTATGACACCTCTGATCGCCTATATTTCGAGTCGATTACCCTTGAAGATGTGTTAGAAATCGTTCGTATCGAGAATCCAGACGGTGTTATTGTTCAATTCGGTGGTCAGACGCCTCTAAAACTTGCGCGTAGTTTAGAAGCCGCTGGGGTAAACATCATTGGTACCTCACCTGATGCTATCGACCGTGCCGAAGACCGTGAGCGCTTCCAGCATATGATTCATCAATTGAATCTCATTCAGCCACCTAATGCTTTAGCCACTAGCATGGAAGATGGCTTAGTTAAAGCCAAAGACGTTGGCTATCCTTTAGTGGTGCGTCCTTCGTATGTATTGGGCGGCCGCGCAATGGAAATCGTCTATAACGAAGAAGAGCTTAAGCATTATCTACGCACTGCCGTACAAGCCTCTAATGAAGCACCTGTGCTACTTGATCGCTTCTTAGATGATGCCATTGAAGTCGACGTTGACTGTGTCAGCGATGGCAATGAAGTGGTTATCGGCGGTATTATGCAGCACATTGAGCAAGCCGGTGTTCACTCAGGCGACTCAGCGTGTTCATTGCCACCTTACTCTCTATCAGAAGAAATTTGTGATGAGATGCGTGCTCAAACCATCGCTATGGCGAAAGAGCTTGGGGTTGTCGGCTTAATGAACGTTCAGTTCGCTGTGAAAGATGGTACCGTTTATATTCTAGAAGTGAACCCACGCGCTGCCCGTACTGTGCCTTTCGTGTCTAAATGTATTGGCACCTCATTGGCACAAATAGCAGCCCGCTGTATGGCTGGCCAATCGCTACAAGATCAGAATTTCACTAAGGAAATTAAGCCTTCTTTCTTCGCGGTAAAAGAATCGGTATTCCCATTTGCTAAATTCCCAGGTGTAGACCCTATTCTAAGTCCAGAAATGAAGTCTACTGGTGAAGTAATGGGCATTGGTAAAACCTTTGGTGAAGCGTTCTATAAAGGCATCATCGGTACTAACGAGCGTCTACCAGGTCTGCCTAAAGAAGGCGAAACCAAGACCGTCTTTATTTCAGTACGTGATAGCGATAAGCCTGGTATTGTGGCCGTTGCTCAACAGTTAATCGATTATGGCTTCAAGATTGTTGCTACCGCAGGTACTGAGCAGTATCTGACCGAAAAAGGCATCGAGTGTAAGCGCATTAACAAAGTGACAGAAGGCCGTCCTCATGTAGTAGATGCCTTGAAAAATGGTGAGATTGACCTTATCATCAACACAACAGAGGGCAAACAAGCGCAAGAAGACTCTTTCTCAATTCGCCGTAATGCCTTACAAAGCAAAGTATTCTATGTGACTACTTTAGGGGCAGCAGATGCCGTTTGTAAGTCTTATGCCATCGACTTGCCTTTTGAAGTATATAAATTACAAACATTACATGAGCAAGCTCAAGCGGCAGCCAAATAATAGGCTATCCAGAGCCATGTAACAAAAATTAGCGATATAGAGTGGACGAAACCCTTATAATGGCTTAATGTTAACAGTGGATTCACTTTATATCGGCTAATTTAACACCCTGATACTGGGGTTAAAAACCCAAATTATTTTATGAATTGCTAATCGAAAGCTTCGGTTAGCAATTTTTGTTATAAGCTACTGGCTATTTTTAGTCCCGTAATTGTAAATACTTTGTGGCGGTGTTCGCACTACTACAATAGAAAACCAGCCCAAACTATCGCACTTACAGCACCCTAGACCTAGGGTGTTGGGGTGTTTTTTTATTTATTTGTTCATCTATTTATGTATATGAGGAAGATGATATGCAACGTTACCCTATGACTCCGCAAGGACATGCTGCGTTAGAGGCAGAACTTAAGCAACTTAAGACTGTGGATCGTCCCCGTATTACTGCATCAATTGCAGAAGCTCGCGAGCATGGCGACTTAAAAGAAAATGCTGAATATCATGCGGCTCGTGAGCAGCAAGGTTTTTGTGAAGCGCGTATTCGTGATATCGAAGCCAAACTTTCAGGCGCTCAAGTCATTGATCCAACAACATTACCTCGTGAAGGTCGTGTTGTTTTTGGCGTAACGGTAGTGATTGAAAACTTAGACACTGAAGAACAGAAACGCTATCAAATCGTTGGTGATGATGAAGCAGATTTTAAAAATAATAAAATCTCGGTTAACTCTCCTATCGCTCGTGGCTTAATTGGTAAATCTGAAGGCGATGAGGCACGTATTGAGACACCTAGTGGTGTGGTTGAGTTTGAAATCATCGAAGTTATTTATCAATAATTATTGAATCTTAATAATTATTTATCCTCCCTCCTCTTTCCGCTAGAGTTCAATATTTACAGCAGTTGTAAGCCAATATTAACGATAATTGTTGTGATATTGAACTCAATCGTCACTTGCATGTAGTGCTTAATTAATGTTAAGTTACAAAACCACTACATTGGTAAATCAAAATGTGACACTTGGTGTGTATCTTTGTCACTTATAGTTTTACAGCGATTATTGATAATCGAAGCAAGTATTCATTAACCCCCTTACTTTGTTAATTAAGTTTTTAATTACGTATTATTTTAATAGTAAATGCATGATCTTTTGTGGCTCCATTACATTAGATAAATGCTTACGAGGCAATTATGAAGAAATTCTCATCAGCTTTATGTGCATTAGCTTGCATG
This window contains:
- a CDS encoding IS4 family transposase; this encodes MPNLNRLSETLTQNLSMNKARINCLSLMVIALITAQSSNLKKNSKTPSCGKTDSHYRRLQRFFSEARIDYDQLALMIYRLFGLGKVTLTIDRTNWKWGKSNLNIFMLGVVYKGIAIPLYWQMLDKRGNTNHLERCELIERFIKQFGKDNLEMIVADREFVGEKWFNWLTNNHIPFAIRIKKNSKVKNHHGKLVQIKELFRHVGHQETYRHGRILTVDGCLVRVFAKRDKDYGLVIVATNQLETVDAMISYGKRWEIETLFACLKGRGFNLEDTHLTHLDRVSKLVAVNALAFCWAYHVGIYKDKDKPLKRKLNSNARPQASLFALGLDVLIEGLRLVFFNNDKTVFRQLVSFLTPKPMKIRWG
- a CDS encoding HAD family hydrolase; its protein translation is MHNQAANSSLNNQTEALNNGKELALFDLDHTLLDVDSDYLWGEYIVKNGLVDEAQYRTANQRFYEEYIEGTLDATEYNEFVAEFLTTLPLERLHDIREAYIKTEIEPHIRPQAIEAIQRHLEAGHDVVIISATNDFVVSAIAERFGIEAANVLATPLEVKDNRYTGKLTDKPNFKEGKIYHLNKWLKAKQEQGIHYSKTYGYSDSKNDLPLLEWADVPVAVTPDEVLHAHALAHRWAVEDWSIPKPN
- a CDS encoding gamma carbonic anhydrase family protein, with the protein product MIYKYLDKAPQFAVPFEGWVADSARVIGDVYLGHKANVWFGAVIRGDNERINIGNCTNVQENAVIHTDAGIEVNIGDNVTIGHLAMLHGCTVGENSLIGIGAVVLNNAKIGKNCIIGAKALVTEGKEIPDNSLVMGAPAKVVKTLTDEQAAMLKMSALHYAHKSEQFKTGLQQIEAPE
- a CDS encoding Cof-type HAD-IIB family hydrolase; protein product: MTKNLTLDDTINKHKTPTVTAQTFSFRPKIIFFDIDDTLSRDGIIAPHNKATLEQLSKTDIKLVIATGRSKSIIPEDILALFESGVFDAIVCTNGQYSFDKKGIISHYPLTLEQASKIDELCRQDHLIHKFDSDTHLAWANDNEQIRAFIAMTPSSIIDPNYYKTNPVYQCSVFFKDEQQKMQEVDFAKFGLKLVHWHQIGGDILPIDASKERGVRDVCQYFSIDINDAMAIGDGFNDLEMFDAVGFAVAMGDGQPALKLKADWITGSIEEYGLQKVLHPLLEVANS
- the prfB gene encoding peptide chain release factor 2 (programmed frameshift), with the translated sequence MEINQYQEQIKDLTARSQDLRRYLDFEGKSERLEEVNLEMESPELWNDPERATKISKEKSQLDAIINTITGLETTLEDAAAMLELAVEADDESLLSDVQQELNAAQAQVEDLEFKRMFNGEMDPNNCFVDIQSGSGGTEAQDWAEMLLRMYTRWCESHGFKVDVTEVSAGSVAGVKSASFKVTGDYAFGWLRTETGVHRLVRKSPFDSNNGRHTSFAAVFVSPEIDDDIDIDINPADLRIDTYRSSGAGGQHVNTTDSAVRITHEPTNTVVQCQNERSQHGNKATAMKMLRAKLYELEMQKRMEKQQAVEDNKSDVGWGSQIRSYVLDDSRIKDLRTGVETFNTGAVLDGDLDQFIEASLKAGL
- a CDS encoding phosphatase PAP2 family protein, producing MLNKHKSFATALLLSGSALATTPVYAANSGIETAGDIVAVAIPAIAYGSTYYMDDPEGRDQFYKSFATNAVVTYGLKKAVDKERPDHSDNDSFPSGHTSVAFQGASFIHKRYGLEYSIPAYIGATFVGYSRVEADKHDTTDVLAGAALGVASSMFLTKSYHNDDLIISANLAPESYQVAMHYRF
- a CDS encoding DUF475 domain-containing protein; the encoded protein is MRHFLFDIIFTIVCLLAAAWWGFSHGGVSGLISALAITAILAVMEISLSFDNAVVNASILKGWNDFWKKIFLTVGILVAVFGMRLIFPIVIVAVTANLGFTEVINLALNEPAQYAAHLNEHHAEISAFGGMFLLLVFLTFIFGDKEVHWFDWLERKLARFSKVDAMSTFVAIAVLMISLSWVEESREPAILIAGIWGILIYLGVNVLSSLLEGGTDSDEDEVLTDAKGNVITNTAGVSSTILKGGIAGFIYLEVLDASFSFDGVIGAFAITNDVIIIMLGLAIGAMFVRSMTLYLVDKGTLSEFVYLEHGAHYAIGALAIIMLLSMKFHVPELVTGLIGVAFIGLSLYNSIQYKKRTEAQ